A segment of the Neorhodopirellula lusitana genome:
GGCTGCCTGTCGGCGGCCCTCCGCGTCCGCCGCTGCACTGGGCGAATGCATCGCCGCCCATCCAGGCCATCATTGAAAAAGAAACTGCCACCACGACCCATGTCGTTGGATTGTGAACCATCTCCCGTCTCCTCGTGCTCAAGCAAAAGCGTTGGCAACCACGCAAACGTGCAACCAGGAGAACCTGGCCGCTGCAGCCGACTCTGGCCGCACTGTACCACTCTTGTAGATAGGAGGGTTCTGCGGTGCGGATGTCACGAAAATTCGGAAACGACGGCTGGCGTGGGGCCAGCTATCGAGGATCCAGTTGCCACATTCCCTGTTTCAACCACTGCTTCAGGTCAGACGAACTGACCTCGGTGGATTCAGGCTGGCCAGATTTTTGGGGGCCGCTCAGTGAGTGGGGGGCTCCAGATTGGTCAGGCTCCACTAGCCCGGCTTGCTGTGTGTTTGGCGAAAGCACCTCCGAAATCCAGATCGATTTTTGACGGATTTCGGTGATGCGGACAACTCGCGACGAATCTGCCTGCTCGATCAAGTACGTCTGCCCTGCGACCAGTTTGGGCTCGATATGATTGCGTTGGTCACCGTCTCGAACGATTTTCAGTTGAACACCGCGTTCGAAACCGGCGGGAATACGTTCAGTGGAAACGGGGGCAGTGGATTCGGCTGCCGTCACTTCCGAAGCCCTTTTAGGCTCAGTTGCGATTTCCGCCGAATCTTCCGGTGAATTCGCTTCCGCAGTGTTTTCGTCTTGCCCGGCCTTTTCGTCCTGCCCGGTGTTCTCATCTTGGCCGGCGTTCTCGTCTGGCCCGCCTGTTGCCTGGGCGTGGTCCAGGGCATAGATCAGGTCTCGAAATGTCTTGTTCACAGGCCCGGTCAGTTGCGTCATTTTTCCCTGAGCGTTCTTGAGCTCGTTCAGCTTTTGCATCGACAGATTTTGGCGGCCTGAGCGTGCCCCGGTGATCATTGACCCGACCATGCCGTTCCAGCGGCCTTTCGCACCGTTGAACTGCATCTCCATTTGGCGAACGCGTGACAGGGCGGAGCCGATCTGGCCTTTGCGGACGTCTTTCTGGACTTCGGCCATTTCGGCCCCCAGCGATTGCAGCCCGTCCAGGCCGCCAACGACCATGCCGTTGGGCAGGCCACGGATCGCACCTCCGGTGAGGTTCCCGGTGCGCTGAATCGCCGTTGTGACGTTTGAAAATAGGATCGCGTCTACCCGGACCATACGGGGCCTCATTGATACTGCTTGTTGTCGATACGGCTTGTTGTCAAAGCTGTTTTCACTGTCCAGCTTAGCTGCTGACCACGCAGCTAAAAGGCTTTCCCAGCCAACCCATTTGACCAAGATGGCCGGTTTCCAAGAACACCGTAGGGTTTTGGCGAATCTGCATTCCGATTTTGCGTGTGAAGTTGGGGCTGAACCTGCTCGGTTCACTACAACCCACCCAAATAGGCTGCTAGTATGTCCGGAAATGCCAATGAACGACGCGAATGCGATATTTACGCGGTGGATGGCGCGATTAGGACAGTACAGTTACCATGTTTTGGCGGCATGGTTGCAGGCAGGCGGCATGCTTGCGTTGTGCGCGGCGGTTGTGTTCCGAGTTGCTGCCTGCTGAAATTCGAATCGTCATCCACCGAAATCCCACCTTGTGCGGAAACGCGACCCTATGGTTCATCATCTCAACGAAGTTCGGGAAGTGGCGTTTGTCTTAGTGGATGACAGCGAATTGGACGGTGAAGTCTTTCGGCGTGCGTTGGTGAAGCACAACCTGGAACGGCCCATCCACTTCGTGACCGACCCGACTTGCGCGATCGCTTCGCTTCATGAGCAGCTCGAGTTGCGGCCCAACCGCAGTTTGATTGTCTTTCTGGATCTGAACATGCCTGGTGTTAGTGGGCATGACGTTTTAAAAGAAATTCGCAACGACCCCAAATTGGCCTCGTCGTTGGTGTTCGTGTTGACGACTTCGGACCACGAGCGGGACGTCCGTTTGGCGTATTCCCAGAATGTCGCCGGGTATTTCACCAAGGCGAACATGGACAAGTTGATCGAGGCGATGAAACCCTTCGCTGAAGGCGTGTTGCCTCCGCCGGTCAATTTGGACTGAGCCTACCGAACGGGTTTGTTGAGCTGGTTTGTTGAGCTGGTTTGCTAAATTGGGGCAACTTGTTGGGGGGTGAGTCTCTGTCGGTCCGTCGCCGCGACTGGTTTCCTTCGAAACGGCTGGATTGGCTCTTTGCATCGTTCTTCTTCACATTAGGGTATGGGGCGAGTGCTCTCGCGTCAGCTTAAATACCCCGTACCGCAATCCCGGGAAAGTGTTAGACTGGCCCCCAGTGCCGGGCAAAAGCCATTCTGGGGCTGTAGCTCAGTCGGTTAGAGCTGGGAACTCATAATTCCTAGGTCGCGGGTTCAAGTCCTGCCAGCCCTACTTTTCCCGTCTTTGTCGTCCTTCCTTGTCTCCGCTGCGGTTGCCGGAGTCGCAACCAAGCCTGTCATGCCCCGCAAACCCAGCAAGTCCCGTCAAAGCGGTGCCTCGAGCGATCATTCTGATTCACAAGATCTGAAGCCCAGCCAAGGTGCCAAACCTCGCAAACGGAAAGCATCGACCGGTAAATCGACTGGTAAACAGTCGGTCTCGGTCAGCAAGCGATCGGTGTCCGCGGGGAAAAAGACTGTTCCCTCGCCGCCTGACACCACCAAGCGTCTGAACCAGTTGCTGGCATCGGCCGGCTTTGGCAGTCGCCGTAAATGCGAAGAGTTGATTCGCGAGGGACGCGTCATGGTAAATGGCGAAATCGTCACCAAGCTGAGCGTCACGGTCGACCTGAAGGAAAGCAAAGTCTCCGTCGACGGCGTTCCGTTGAAGCCACAAAAGCTGGTTTACTACGCCGTCCATAAACCCAAGGGCGTCGTTTCGACAAACCACGACCCACAGGGCCGCGTGCGGGTCATCGATTTGGTGCCGCCCACCGAACGTGTCTACCCGGTGGGCCGATTGGATCGCAGCAGCGATGGGTTGATCTTGTTGACCAATGATGGCGAACTGGCACAGCAACTCGCGCACCCCAAGTTTGGGATCACTAAGGTTTATCGCGTTACCGTGGCCGGCGAAGTCCGTCCTGAAACGATGCGGAAGATGCGAGAAGGAATCTACATCGCCGAAGGTCTTGTGCAGGTCGAAGGTGCCAAGATTCTGAAGGCAAGGTCGCGTGCGACTGACATGGAAATTCGACTTCGCGAAGGCAAGAACCGCGAGATCCGCCGGATTCTGGCCAAGTTCGGTCACAAGGTGCAAACGCTTCGCCGAATCGCCATTGGCCCATTGCGTCTGGGCGATGTGCCGGCCGGTGCGTATCGAAAACTGACGCACGCCGAAATCAAAAAGCTGCAAAGCATCGCACAGCAAGCAGCCAATGCGCCGCCGGAAGCGCCCGCAGGCTCGCGTCCGTTCAAGAAGAAGAGCAAGAGTTACAGCGGCAAGTTTGTGAAGAAGACTGCAAGCCGCCGACCGGCCAAAAAGTCCAAGAACGAACGACCGCCAAACACCGAATCGACTCGCGTGTCGGCGGTGATCATGGCGGACGAGTTTGCAGCGGTGGATCCGAGCACCAAGAAACGGGCCGCTGCGAAAGCAAAAGCCAAGCCGAAAGCCCAGGCTCAAAGCCGATCCAAAAGCCAGTCCAACTCGGGGTCACGCACCAGCGCTCGTAGCAGTTCACGCGGTAGTTCAAGTACCGGCTCACGAAGCGGCCCGTCCAAGGGCCCGTCCAAGGGCCCGTCCAAGGGCTCGCGTAGTAGCACGTCAGGGAACTCACGTGGTGGCGCTCGCAGTACGGTCAAGGCAACCGGGAAGCGTGCCGTCAAACGCACCAATAAACGTGGTCGGCGTCCATAGGCACCGTCCCAAAACAAGATCCGTAGCTGGACTCGCCAGAGTTCAGGCTGAACCAGAGTTCTGACTTTCCAGAGTTCAGGCTGAACGTCGTTCGCCCGAAGTCTGGCGATATCGGCTACTACGAAATTGGGAAGTTATTTCGAGGCAACTTCGTCGGGGATTGTTTCGCGAGTTGGTTGGGGTTTGCATTGTGTCGTTTCGCACCAACCTGATTCGGCACTGATTTGCTTCGATGCCGATCTGCCTTGATACTCTGTCGCCTTGCACTGTCCTAATCAAACTACTGTCCTGACCAACGCACAGCCCTAACCATCGCATATGCCAAGCCCACACGCTGCACACTACGCCGACTGCATCGCTCAGGTTGAAACGCCGCTTTTGGTGAACGAAGCGATCGCCGAGAACACGTACCTGTTGCGGGTTTCGGCACCGCATATCGCGTCGACGTGTCGGCCAGGTCAATTTGTGATGATCCGCATGGCCGGCTTGAATTCGCCGCTGATCGGTCGAGCATTCGCGATCTACAACGTGCACAACGATGCCGATGGCAACCCCGATGCGATTGACCTGATTTACTTACGAAAGGGTGCGTTGACCGTGCCGCTTTCCAGTGCACCGGTTGGCACGCCGGTTTCCTTGTGGGGGCCGCTCGGTAATTCCTTCGTCGACGAGTCGCTTGCGTCCGGTGGCTGTGATCGGTTGATCATGGCGGTCGGCGGGATCGGGCAAACACCGATGTTGGTCACCGGACGTGACGCGTTGGAAAAGGGCTGGGCCAAGCAAGTCGAAATGATTTACGGAGCCCGGAAGGCGTCG
Coding sequences within it:
- a CDS encoding response regulator, translating into MVHHLNEVREVAFVLVDDSELDGEVFRRALVKHNLERPIHFVTDPTCAIASLHEQLELRPNRSLIVFLDLNMPGVSGHDVLKEIRNDPKLASSLVFVLTTSDHERDVRLAYSQNVAGYFTKANMDKLIEAMKPFAEGVLPPPVNLD
- a CDS encoding pseudouridine synthase, producing the protein MPRKPSKSRQSGASSDHSDSQDLKPSQGAKPRKRKASTGKSTGKQSVSVSKRSVSAGKKTVPSPPDTTKRLNQLLASAGFGSRRKCEELIREGRVMVNGEIVTKLSVTVDLKESKVSVDGVPLKPQKLVYYAVHKPKGVVSTNHDPQGRVRVIDLVPPTERVYPVGRLDRSSDGLILLTNDGELAQQLAHPKFGITKVYRVTVAGEVRPETMRKMREGIYIAEGLVQVEGAKILKARSRATDMEIRLREGKNREIRRILAKFGHKVQTLRRIAIGPLRLGDVPAGAYRKLTHAEIKKLQSIAQQAANAPPEAPAGSRPFKKKSKSYSGKFVKKTASRRPAKKSKNERPPNTESTRVSAVIMADEFAAVDPSTKKRAAAKAKAKPKAQAQSRSKSQSNSGSRTSARSSSRGSSSTGSRSGPSKGPSKGPSKGSRSSTSGNSRGGARSTVKATGKRAVKRTNKRGRRP
- a CDS encoding dihydroorotate dehydrogenase electron transfer subunit — its product is MPSPHAAHYADCIAQVETPLLVNEAIAENTYLLRVSAPHIASTCRPGQFVMIRMAGLNSPLIGRAFAIYNVHNDADGNPDAIDLIYLRKGALTVPLSSAPVGTPVSLWGPLGNSFVDESLASGGCDRLIMAVGGIGQTPMLVTGRDALEKGWAKQVEMIYGARKASLLAGVDDFRAAGFDLTLCTDDGSLGQQARVPDVLDARLRELQQSSPGESVRVLTCGPEIMMEKVAEVGKKYGATVQVSMETPMACGIGICFSCVAKVQQDDGEWDYKRTCVEGPIFDAEQVCW